In one Lycium barbarum isolate Lr01 chromosome 7, ASM1917538v2, whole genome shotgun sequence genomic region, the following are encoded:
- the LOC132603738 gene encoding uncharacterized protein LOC132603738 isoform X4, protein MVVSKTAESGGTHILSAGVREILESIKEVVGNHSDADIYVALKETNMDPNETAQKLLNQDPFHEVKRKRDRKKENHGYKNSTAPENGSYLEHGALEMRVDRSFSEHGAQEMRVNRSYSEHGAQEMRVNTHINRNIRRGSYSRTALPGLTREFRVVRDNRVNQNVNRVVKAVQTSTSAEPVVSNSSVQSSKGTSDNNSSTGSRSSQAPNRSSQHTHSNAANLTGTNGQGLSGEIRASVSNAASQIGGVKPNGSRPHSITSSSNSVIGVYSSFSDPVHVPSLDSRPAAKVGAIRREVGVVGARRQSAETFAKSSSSQSRSSSNLHMEQARQDGGNSKGSLRPLSSNSKSDHSAVSDSPKSSLPASRPPSGNQHNNRPHQPVGHQKAVQWKPKLTQKSCVTDHGVIGKSSEGVSLTRKSEDLEKESSQLQDKMSRLNISDNVIIAAHIRVSETDRYRLTFGSFGAEFKSAKDLEEESQTEPSRLSVLVSESSTDEPVGSKQLDLPDDRVQNPGSSSPGSGVILDQKLADNRESSSPEDLGNYPDVGLVQDNNASYTPPESQQQQDASNLSSFSAYDPQTGYDIPYFRPAVDEALRDQGPQEALSSHAANSMPASSIPMLQQHQPMAQMYPQVHVSHYANLMPYRHVYSPVYVPPMAMPGYSSNAAYPHPPNGSNYLLMPGGGSHLSANGLKYGIQQFKPVPTGSASGFGNFTSPTGYAINTPGVIGSATGLEDSSRMKYKDGNLYVPNPQAETSEMWMNPRDISTMQSGSYYSMSGQTPHATYLPSHSGHASFNAAAAQSSHMQFPGLYHPTQATAMANPHHMGSAMAGNVGVGMAAAAPGAQVGAYQQPQLGHLNWTGNF, encoded by the exons ATGGTTGTATCAAAAACAGCAGAAAGTGGTGGGACACATATATTGTCTGCAGGTGTAAGGGAAATACTAGAAAGTATTAAGGAAGTTGTTGGAAATCATTCTGATGCTGATATATATGTTGCTCTTAAAGAAACTAATATGGACCCTAATGAAACCGCTCAGAAATTGCTCAATcaag ATCCATTTCACGAGGTGAAGCGAAAAAGGGACAGAAAGAAAGAG AACCATGGGTATAAAAATTCCACTGCTCCAGAAAATGGAAGTTATTTAGAGCATGGTGCACTGGAAATGAGGGTCGATAGAAGTTTTTCTGAGCATGGTGCACAGGAAATGAGGGTCAACAGAAGTTATTCAGAGCATGGTGCACAGGAAATGAGGGTCAACACACATATCAATCGTAACATCCGAAGAGGGAGCTACAGTCGAACTGCATTACCTG GACTTACCCGAGAATTCCGTGTTGTGCGAGATAATAGAGTTAACCAAAATGTCAATAGAGTGGTAAAGGCTGTCCAGACTTCTACATCTGCTGAACCAGTGGTTTCAAATTCTTCTGTACAGAG TTCAAAAGGGACCTCTGACAATAATTCATCCACTGGGAGTCGTTCATCTCAAGCTCCAAACAGGAGTTCTCAACATACACACTCCAATGCTGCTAATTTAACTGGCACTAATGGTCAAGGTTTGTCTGGAGAAATTCGTGCATCTGTTTCAAATGCTGCTTCACAGATAGGAGGGGTGAAGCCAAATGGTTCTCGGCCACATTCTATTACATCATCTAGCAATTCTGTCATTGGAGTTTATTCGTCATTTTCAGATCCCGTTCATGTACCATCTCTCGATTCCAGACCGGCTGCAAAAGTTGGTGCTATTAGGCGTGAGGTTGGGGTGGTGGGTGCTCGTCGCCAGTCTGCTGAAACTTTTGCCAAGTCCTCATCTTCACAAAGCAGGTCATCTTCAAACTTACACATGGAGCAGGCCCGACAGGATGGCGGTAACTCTAAAGGATCACTCCGACCTCTGAGCTCGAATTCTAAAAGTGACCACAGTGCAGTATCTGATTCCCCTAAATCCAGCTTGCCAGCGAGCAGGCCTCCCTCGGGAAATCAACATAATAACAGACCCCATCAACCTGTGGGTCATCAGAAAG CTGTTCAGTGGAAGCccaagttaacccagaagtcctGCGTTACAGATCATGGGGTTATTGGAAAATCTTCTGAAGGTGTCTCTTTAACTAGGAAGTCAGAAGACTTGGAAAAAGAAAGTTCTCAGTTGCAAGATAAAATGTCAAGGCTAAACATCTCAGACAATGTGATCATAGCTGCGCATATTCGTGTTTCTGAGACTGACCGGTATCGGCTGACCTTTGGAAGCTTTGGAGCTGAATTTAAATCTGCGAAAGATTTGGAAGAAGAATCTCAGACCGAGCCATCCAG ACTGTCAGTTTTGGTTTCTGAATCTTCCACTGACGAACCTGTTGGGAGCAAGCAATTAGATTTGCCTGATGATCGCGTTCAGAATCCAGGATCTTCTTCTCCTGGATCTGGTGTAATTTTAGATCAGAAGCTGGCAGATAATAGAGAGTCTTCAAGTCCCGAGGATTTGGGTAATTATCCAGATGTTGGGTTGGTTCAAGATAACAATGCATCGTATACTCCCCCAGAGTCGCAACAGCAGCAAGATGCTTCTAATTTATCAAGTTTCTCG GCGTACGATCCCCAAACTGGGTATGATATACCATATTTTAGACCTGCAGTTGATGAAGCTCTTCGCGACCAGGGTCCCCAGGAG GCCCTCAGTTCACACGCTGCAAATAGCATGCCTGCATCGTCAATTCCAATGCTGCAGCAGCACCAACCAATGGCCCAGATGTATCCCCAAGTTCATGTATCCCATTATGCTAATCTTATGCCATATCGCCATGTTTACTCTCCTGTCTATGTTCCTCCAATGGCTATGCCTGGCTATTCTAGTAACGCTGCTTACCCTCATCCGCCAAACGGTAGCAACTACTTGCTGATGCCGGGAGGTGGATCCCATCTTAGCGCAAATGGACTTAAGTATGGAATTCAGCAGTTCAAGCCTGTTCCCACAGGTAGTGCTTCAGGGTTTGGAAATTTTACTAGTCCAACCGGCTACGCTATCAACACTCCTGGTGTAATTGGCAGTGCAACAGGTCTTGAAGATTCATCTCGGATGAAGTACAAGGATGGTAATCTTTATGTGCCTAACCCACAG GCAGAGACATCTGAAATGTGGATGAATCCAAGGGATATTTCTACTATGCAGTCAGGATCATACTACAGCATGTCTGGGCAAACTCCACATGCCACGTATCTCCCATCTCACAGCGGACACGCTTCTTTCAATGCTGCTGCTGCACAATCATCCCATATGCAGTTTCCGGGATTGTATCATCCAACTCAGGCTACTGCAATGGCTAATCCTCATCATATGGGCAGTGCCATGGCCGGTAATGTCGGGGTTGGTATGGCTGCAGCTGCTCCCGGAGCTCAAGTGGGTGCATATCAGCAACCTCAATTGGGTCATCTGAACTGGACAGGGAACTTCTGA
- the LOC132603738 gene encoding uncharacterized protein LOC132603738 isoform X6 produces MVVSKTAESGGTHILSAGVREILESIKEVVGNHSDADIYVALKETNMDPNETAQKLLNQDPFHEVKRKRDRKKENHGYKNSTAPENGSYLEHGALEMRVDRSFSEHGAQEMRVNRSYSEHGAQEMRVNTHINRNIRRGSYSRTALPDAGLTREFRVVRDNRVNQNVNRVVKAVQTSTSAEPVVSNSSVQSSKGTSDNNSSTGSRSSQAPNRSSQHTHSNAANLTGTNGQDPVHVPSLDSRPAAKVGAIRREVGVVGARRQSAETFAKSSSSQSRSSSNLHMEQARQDGGNSKGSLRPLSSNSKSDHSAVSDSPKSSLPASRPPSGNQHNNRPHQPVGHQKAVQWKPKLTQKSCVTDHGVIGKSSEGVSLTRKSEDLEKESSQLQDKMSRLNISDNVIIAAHIRVSETDRYRLTFGSFGAEFKSAKDLEEESQTEPSRLSVLVSESSTDEPVGSKQLDLPDDRVQNPGSSSPGSGVILDQKLADNRESSSPEDLGNYPDVGLVQDNNASYTPPESQQQQDASNLSSFSAYDPQTGYDIPYFRPAVDEALRDQGPQEALSSHAANSMPASSIPMLQQHQPMAQMYPQVHVSHYANLMPYRHVYSPVYVPPMAMPGYSSNAAYPHPPNGSNYLLMPGGGSHLSANGLKYGIQQFKPVPTGSASGFGNFTSPTGYAINTPGVIGSATGLEDSSRMKYKDGNLYVPNPQAETSEMWMNPRDISTMQSGSYYSMSGQTPHATYLPSHSGHASFNAAAAQSSHMQFPGLYHPTQATAMANPHHMGSAMAGNVGVGMAAAAPGAQVGAYQQPQLGHLNWTGNF; encoded by the exons ATGGTTGTATCAAAAACAGCAGAAAGTGGTGGGACACATATATTGTCTGCAGGTGTAAGGGAAATACTAGAAAGTATTAAGGAAGTTGTTGGAAATCATTCTGATGCTGATATATATGTTGCTCTTAAAGAAACTAATATGGACCCTAATGAAACCGCTCAGAAATTGCTCAATcaag ATCCATTTCACGAGGTGAAGCGAAAAAGGGACAGAAAGAAAGAG AACCATGGGTATAAAAATTCCACTGCTCCAGAAAATGGAAGTTATTTAGAGCATGGTGCACTGGAAATGAGGGTCGATAGAAGTTTTTCTGAGCATGGTGCACAGGAAATGAGGGTCAACAGAAGTTATTCAGAGCATGGTGCACAGGAAATGAGGGTCAACACACATATCAATCGTAACATCCGAAGAGGGAGCTACAGTCGAACTGCATTACCTG ATGCAGGACTTACCCGAGAATTCCGTGTTGTGCGAGATAATAGAGTTAACCAAAATGTCAATAGAGTGGTAAAGGCTGTCCAGACTTCTACATCTGCTGAACCAGTGGTTTCAAATTCTTCTGTACAGAG TTCAAAAGGGACCTCTGACAATAATTCATCCACTGGGAGTCGTTCATCTCAAGCTCCAAACAGGAGTTCTCAACATACACACTCCAATGCTGCTAATTTAACTGGCACTAATGGTCAAG ATCCCGTTCATGTACCATCTCTCGATTCCAGACCGGCTGCAAAAGTTGGTGCTATTAGGCGTGAGGTTGGGGTGGTGGGTGCTCGTCGCCAGTCTGCTGAAACTTTTGCCAAGTCCTCATCTTCACAAAGCAGGTCATCTTCAAACTTACACATGGAGCAGGCCCGACAGGATGGCGGTAACTCTAAAGGATCACTCCGACCTCTGAGCTCGAATTCTAAAAGTGACCACAGTGCAGTATCTGATTCCCCTAAATCCAGCTTGCCAGCGAGCAGGCCTCCCTCGGGAAATCAACATAATAACAGACCCCATCAACCTGTGGGTCATCAGAAAG CTGTTCAGTGGAAGCccaagttaacccagaagtcctGCGTTACAGATCATGGGGTTATTGGAAAATCTTCTGAAGGTGTCTCTTTAACTAGGAAGTCAGAAGACTTGGAAAAAGAAAGTTCTCAGTTGCAAGATAAAATGTCAAGGCTAAACATCTCAGACAATGTGATCATAGCTGCGCATATTCGTGTTTCTGAGACTGACCGGTATCGGCTGACCTTTGGAAGCTTTGGAGCTGAATTTAAATCTGCGAAAGATTTGGAAGAAGAATCTCAGACCGAGCCATCCAG ACTGTCAGTTTTGGTTTCTGAATCTTCCACTGACGAACCTGTTGGGAGCAAGCAATTAGATTTGCCTGATGATCGCGTTCAGAATCCAGGATCTTCTTCTCCTGGATCTGGTGTAATTTTAGATCAGAAGCTGGCAGATAATAGAGAGTCTTCAAGTCCCGAGGATTTGGGTAATTATCCAGATGTTGGGTTGGTTCAAGATAACAATGCATCGTATACTCCCCCAGAGTCGCAACAGCAGCAAGATGCTTCTAATTTATCAAGTTTCTCG GCGTACGATCCCCAAACTGGGTATGATATACCATATTTTAGACCTGCAGTTGATGAAGCTCTTCGCGACCAGGGTCCCCAGGAG GCCCTCAGTTCACACGCTGCAAATAGCATGCCTGCATCGTCAATTCCAATGCTGCAGCAGCACCAACCAATGGCCCAGATGTATCCCCAAGTTCATGTATCCCATTATGCTAATCTTATGCCATATCGCCATGTTTACTCTCCTGTCTATGTTCCTCCAATGGCTATGCCTGGCTATTCTAGTAACGCTGCTTACCCTCATCCGCCAAACGGTAGCAACTACTTGCTGATGCCGGGAGGTGGATCCCATCTTAGCGCAAATGGACTTAAGTATGGAATTCAGCAGTTCAAGCCTGTTCCCACAGGTAGTGCTTCAGGGTTTGGAAATTTTACTAGTCCAACCGGCTACGCTATCAACACTCCTGGTGTAATTGGCAGTGCAACAGGTCTTGAAGATTCATCTCGGATGAAGTACAAGGATGGTAATCTTTATGTGCCTAACCCACAG GCAGAGACATCTGAAATGTGGATGAATCCAAGGGATATTTCTACTATGCAGTCAGGATCATACTACAGCATGTCTGGGCAAACTCCACATGCCACGTATCTCCCATCTCACAGCGGACACGCTTCTTTCAATGCTGCTGCTGCACAATCATCCCATATGCAGTTTCCGGGATTGTATCATCCAACTCAGGCTACTGCAATGGCTAATCCTCATCATATGGGCAGTGCCATGGCCGGTAATGTCGGGGTTGGTATGGCTGCAGCTGCTCCCGGAGCTCAAGTGGGTGCATATCAGCAACCTCAATTGGGTCATCTGAACTGGACAGGGAACTTCTGA
- the LOC132603738 gene encoding uncharacterized protein LOC132603738 isoform X3, with protein MVVSKTAESGGTHILSAGVREILESIKEVVGNHSDADIYVALKETNMDPNETAQKLLNQDPFHEVKRKRDRKKENHGYKNSTAPENGSYLEHGALEMRVDRSFSEHGAQEMRVNRSYSEHGAQEMRVNTHINRNIRRGSYSRTALPGLTREFRVVRDNRVNQNVNRVVKAVQTSTSAEPVVSNSSVQSSSKGTSDNNSSTGSRSSQAPNRSSQHTHSNAANLTGTNGQGLSGEIRASVSNAASQIGGVKPNGSRPHSITSSSNSVIGVYSSFSDPVHVPSLDSRPAAKVGAIRREVGVVGARRQSAETFAKSSSSQSRSSSNLHMEQARQDGGNSKGSLRPLSSNSKSDHSAVSDSPKSSLPASRPPSGNQHNNRPHQPVGHQKAVQWKPKLTQKSCVTDHGVIGKSSEGVSLTRKSEDLEKESSQLQDKMSRLNISDNVIIAAHIRVSETDRYRLTFGSFGAEFKSAKDLEEESQTEPSRLSVLVSESSTDEPVGSKQLDLPDDRVQNPGSSSPGSGVILDQKLADNRESSSPEDLGNYPDVGLVQDNNASYTPPESQQQQDASNLSSFSAYDPQTGYDIPYFRPAVDEALRDQGPQEALSSHAANSMPASSIPMLQQHQPMAQMYPQVHVSHYANLMPYRHVYSPVYVPPMAMPGYSSNAAYPHPPNGSNYLLMPGGGSHLSANGLKYGIQQFKPVPTGSASGFGNFTSPTGYAINTPGVIGSATGLEDSSRMKYKDGNLYVPNPQAETSEMWMNPRDISTMQSGSYYSMSGQTPHATYLPSHSGHASFNAAAAQSSHMQFPGLYHPTQATAMANPHHMGSAMAGNVGVGMAAAAPGAQVGAYQQPQLGHLNWTGNF; from the exons ATGGTTGTATCAAAAACAGCAGAAAGTGGTGGGACACATATATTGTCTGCAGGTGTAAGGGAAATACTAGAAAGTATTAAGGAAGTTGTTGGAAATCATTCTGATGCTGATATATATGTTGCTCTTAAAGAAACTAATATGGACCCTAATGAAACCGCTCAGAAATTGCTCAATcaag ATCCATTTCACGAGGTGAAGCGAAAAAGGGACAGAAAGAAAGAG AACCATGGGTATAAAAATTCCACTGCTCCAGAAAATGGAAGTTATTTAGAGCATGGTGCACTGGAAATGAGGGTCGATAGAAGTTTTTCTGAGCATGGTGCACAGGAAATGAGGGTCAACAGAAGTTATTCAGAGCATGGTGCACAGGAAATGAGGGTCAACACACATATCAATCGTAACATCCGAAGAGGGAGCTACAGTCGAACTGCATTACCTG GACTTACCCGAGAATTCCGTGTTGTGCGAGATAATAGAGTTAACCAAAATGTCAATAGAGTGGTAAAGGCTGTCCAGACTTCTACATCTGCTGAACCAGTGGTTTCAAATTCTTCTGTACAGAG CAGTTCAAAAGGGACCTCTGACAATAATTCATCCACTGGGAGTCGTTCATCTCAAGCTCCAAACAGGAGTTCTCAACATACACACTCCAATGCTGCTAATTTAACTGGCACTAATGGTCAAGGTTTGTCTGGAGAAATTCGTGCATCTGTTTCAAATGCTGCTTCACAGATAGGAGGGGTGAAGCCAAATGGTTCTCGGCCACATTCTATTACATCATCTAGCAATTCTGTCATTGGAGTTTATTCGTCATTTTCAGATCCCGTTCATGTACCATCTCTCGATTCCAGACCGGCTGCAAAAGTTGGTGCTATTAGGCGTGAGGTTGGGGTGGTGGGTGCTCGTCGCCAGTCTGCTGAAACTTTTGCCAAGTCCTCATCTTCACAAAGCAGGTCATCTTCAAACTTACACATGGAGCAGGCCCGACAGGATGGCGGTAACTCTAAAGGATCACTCCGACCTCTGAGCTCGAATTCTAAAAGTGACCACAGTGCAGTATCTGATTCCCCTAAATCCAGCTTGCCAGCGAGCAGGCCTCCCTCGGGAAATCAACATAATAACAGACCCCATCAACCTGTGGGTCATCAGAAAG CTGTTCAGTGGAAGCccaagttaacccagaagtcctGCGTTACAGATCATGGGGTTATTGGAAAATCTTCTGAAGGTGTCTCTTTAACTAGGAAGTCAGAAGACTTGGAAAAAGAAAGTTCTCAGTTGCAAGATAAAATGTCAAGGCTAAACATCTCAGACAATGTGATCATAGCTGCGCATATTCGTGTTTCTGAGACTGACCGGTATCGGCTGACCTTTGGAAGCTTTGGAGCTGAATTTAAATCTGCGAAAGATTTGGAAGAAGAATCTCAGACCGAGCCATCCAG ACTGTCAGTTTTGGTTTCTGAATCTTCCACTGACGAACCTGTTGGGAGCAAGCAATTAGATTTGCCTGATGATCGCGTTCAGAATCCAGGATCTTCTTCTCCTGGATCTGGTGTAATTTTAGATCAGAAGCTGGCAGATAATAGAGAGTCTTCAAGTCCCGAGGATTTGGGTAATTATCCAGATGTTGGGTTGGTTCAAGATAACAATGCATCGTATACTCCCCCAGAGTCGCAACAGCAGCAAGATGCTTCTAATTTATCAAGTTTCTCG GCGTACGATCCCCAAACTGGGTATGATATACCATATTTTAGACCTGCAGTTGATGAAGCTCTTCGCGACCAGGGTCCCCAGGAG GCCCTCAGTTCACACGCTGCAAATAGCATGCCTGCATCGTCAATTCCAATGCTGCAGCAGCACCAACCAATGGCCCAGATGTATCCCCAAGTTCATGTATCCCATTATGCTAATCTTATGCCATATCGCCATGTTTACTCTCCTGTCTATGTTCCTCCAATGGCTATGCCTGGCTATTCTAGTAACGCTGCTTACCCTCATCCGCCAAACGGTAGCAACTACTTGCTGATGCCGGGAGGTGGATCCCATCTTAGCGCAAATGGACTTAAGTATGGAATTCAGCAGTTCAAGCCTGTTCCCACAGGTAGTGCTTCAGGGTTTGGAAATTTTACTAGTCCAACCGGCTACGCTATCAACACTCCTGGTGTAATTGGCAGTGCAACAGGTCTTGAAGATTCATCTCGGATGAAGTACAAGGATGGTAATCTTTATGTGCCTAACCCACAG GCAGAGACATCTGAAATGTGGATGAATCCAAGGGATATTTCTACTATGCAGTCAGGATCATACTACAGCATGTCTGGGCAAACTCCACATGCCACGTATCTCCCATCTCACAGCGGACACGCTTCTTTCAATGCTGCTGCTGCACAATCATCCCATATGCAGTTTCCGGGATTGTATCATCCAACTCAGGCTACTGCAATGGCTAATCCTCATCATATGGGCAGTGCCATGGCCGGTAATGTCGGGGTTGGTATGGCTGCAGCTGCTCCCGGAGCTCAAGTGGGTGCATATCAGCAACCTCAATTGGGTCATCTGAACTGGACAGGGAACTTCTGA
- the LOC132603738 gene encoding uncharacterized protein LOC132603738 isoform X2: MVVSKTAESGGTHILSAGVREILESIKEVVGNHSDADIYVALKETNMDPNETAQKLLNQDPFHEVKRKRDRKKENHGYKNSTAPENGSYLEHGALEMRVDRSFSEHGAQEMRVNRSYSEHGAQEMRVNTHINRNIRRGSYSRTALPDAGLTREFRVVRDNRVNQNVNRVVKAVQTSTSAEPVVSNSSVQSSKGTSDNNSSTGSRSSQAPNRSSQHTHSNAANLTGTNGQGLSGEIRASVSNAASQIGGVKPNGSRPHSITSSSNSVIGVYSSFSDPVHVPSLDSRPAAKVGAIRREVGVVGARRQSAETFAKSSSSQSRSSSNLHMEQARQDGGNSKGSLRPLSSNSKSDHSAVSDSPKSSLPASRPPSGNQHNNRPHQPVGHQKAVQWKPKLTQKSCVTDHGVIGKSSEGVSLTRKSEDLEKESSQLQDKMSRLNISDNVIIAAHIRVSETDRYRLTFGSFGAEFKSAKDLEEESQTEPSRLSVLVSESSTDEPVGSKQLDLPDDRVQNPGSSSPGSGVILDQKLADNRESSSPEDLGNYPDVGLVQDNNASYTPPESQQQQDASNLSSFSAYDPQTGYDIPYFRPAVDEALRDQGPQEALSSHAANSMPASSIPMLQQHQPMAQMYPQVHVSHYANLMPYRHVYSPVYVPPMAMPGYSSNAAYPHPPNGSNYLLMPGGGSHLSANGLKYGIQQFKPVPTGSASGFGNFTSPTGYAINTPGVIGSATGLEDSSRMKYKDGNLYVPNPQAETSEMWMNPRDISTMQSGSYYSMSGQTPHATYLPSHSGHASFNAAAAQSSHMQFPGLYHPTQATAMANPHHMGSAMAGNVGVGMAAAAPGAQVGAYQQPQLGHLNWTGNF; the protein is encoded by the exons ATGGTTGTATCAAAAACAGCAGAAAGTGGTGGGACACATATATTGTCTGCAGGTGTAAGGGAAATACTAGAAAGTATTAAGGAAGTTGTTGGAAATCATTCTGATGCTGATATATATGTTGCTCTTAAAGAAACTAATATGGACCCTAATGAAACCGCTCAGAAATTGCTCAATcaag ATCCATTTCACGAGGTGAAGCGAAAAAGGGACAGAAAGAAAGAG AACCATGGGTATAAAAATTCCACTGCTCCAGAAAATGGAAGTTATTTAGAGCATGGTGCACTGGAAATGAGGGTCGATAGAAGTTTTTCTGAGCATGGTGCACAGGAAATGAGGGTCAACAGAAGTTATTCAGAGCATGGTGCACAGGAAATGAGGGTCAACACACATATCAATCGTAACATCCGAAGAGGGAGCTACAGTCGAACTGCATTACCTG ATGCAGGACTTACCCGAGAATTCCGTGTTGTGCGAGATAATAGAGTTAACCAAAATGTCAATAGAGTGGTAAAGGCTGTCCAGACTTCTACATCTGCTGAACCAGTGGTTTCAAATTCTTCTGTACAGAG TTCAAAAGGGACCTCTGACAATAATTCATCCACTGGGAGTCGTTCATCTCAAGCTCCAAACAGGAGTTCTCAACATACACACTCCAATGCTGCTAATTTAACTGGCACTAATGGTCAAGGTTTGTCTGGAGAAATTCGTGCATCTGTTTCAAATGCTGCTTCACAGATAGGAGGGGTGAAGCCAAATGGTTCTCGGCCACATTCTATTACATCATCTAGCAATTCTGTCATTGGAGTTTATTCGTCATTTTCAGATCCCGTTCATGTACCATCTCTCGATTCCAGACCGGCTGCAAAAGTTGGTGCTATTAGGCGTGAGGTTGGGGTGGTGGGTGCTCGTCGCCAGTCTGCTGAAACTTTTGCCAAGTCCTCATCTTCACAAAGCAGGTCATCTTCAAACTTACACATGGAGCAGGCCCGACAGGATGGCGGTAACTCTAAAGGATCACTCCGACCTCTGAGCTCGAATTCTAAAAGTGACCACAGTGCAGTATCTGATTCCCCTAAATCCAGCTTGCCAGCGAGCAGGCCTCCCTCGGGAAATCAACATAATAACAGACCCCATCAACCTGTGGGTCATCAGAAAG CTGTTCAGTGGAAGCccaagttaacccagaagtcctGCGTTACAGATCATGGGGTTATTGGAAAATCTTCTGAAGGTGTCTCTTTAACTAGGAAGTCAGAAGACTTGGAAAAAGAAAGTTCTCAGTTGCAAGATAAAATGTCAAGGCTAAACATCTCAGACAATGTGATCATAGCTGCGCATATTCGTGTTTCTGAGACTGACCGGTATCGGCTGACCTTTGGAAGCTTTGGAGCTGAATTTAAATCTGCGAAAGATTTGGAAGAAGAATCTCAGACCGAGCCATCCAG ACTGTCAGTTTTGGTTTCTGAATCTTCCACTGACGAACCTGTTGGGAGCAAGCAATTAGATTTGCCTGATGATCGCGTTCAGAATCCAGGATCTTCTTCTCCTGGATCTGGTGTAATTTTAGATCAGAAGCTGGCAGATAATAGAGAGTCTTCAAGTCCCGAGGATTTGGGTAATTATCCAGATGTTGGGTTGGTTCAAGATAACAATGCATCGTATACTCCCCCAGAGTCGCAACAGCAGCAAGATGCTTCTAATTTATCAAGTTTCTCG GCGTACGATCCCCAAACTGGGTATGATATACCATATTTTAGACCTGCAGTTGATGAAGCTCTTCGCGACCAGGGTCCCCAGGAG GCCCTCAGTTCACACGCTGCAAATAGCATGCCTGCATCGTCAATTCCAATGCTGCAGCAGCACCAACCAATGGCCCAGATGTATCCCCAAGTTCATGTATCCCATTATGCTAATCTTATGCCATATCGCCATGTTTACTCTCCTGTCTATGTTCCTCCAATGGCTATGCCTGGCTATTCTAGTAACGCTGCTTACCCTCATCCGCCAAACGGTAGCAACTACTTGCTGATGCCGGGAGGTGGATCCCATCTTAGCGCAAATGGACTTAAGTATGGAATTCAGCAGTTCAAGCCTGTTCCCACAGGTAGTGCTTCAGGGTTTGGAAATTTTACTAGTCCAACCGGCTACGCTATCAACACTCCTGGTGTAATTGGCAGTGCAACAGGTCTTGAAGATTCATCTCGGATGAAGTACAAGGATGGTAATCTTTATGTGCCTAACCCACAG GCAGAGACATCTGAAATGTGGATGAATCCAAGGGATATTTCTACTATGCAGTCAGGATCATACTACAGCATGTCTGGGCAAACTCCACATGCCACGTATCTCCCATCTCACAGCGGACACGCTTCTTTCAATGCTGCTGCTGCACAATCATCCCATATGCAGTTTCCGGGATTGTATCATCCAACTCAGGCTACTGCAATGGCTAATCCTCATCATATGGGCAGTGCCATGGCCGGTAATGTCGGGGTTGGTATGGCTGCAGCTGCTCCCGGAGCTCAAGTGGGTGCATATCAGCAACCTCAATTGGGTCATCTGAACTGGACAGGGAACTTCTGA